TTTGCTGGTTTCATTCTCACCATCCATCACAATGCTCACAGCTTTGCACACACTCTCTCTGGTGTACATTCCATCCTCATCACCCTTCTCCACTTCCACACCAACCTCCAAGTTGTTCCCCATCATCCTTGCATTAAGGATCTGGTCACCAACATTAGGCAACAGCACCAACTGACACTTGTTCACCAATGCCTCAGACAAGGACCCTGACCCACAGTGTGTGATGAAGCACCCCACAGAAGGGTGTGCCAGAATCAACTGCTGCAGAACCCACCCACCATACACAAACCCTCTCCCTTTCACCCTTTCTTCAAACCCCTCAGGCATTGCTGATTCCACTGTCTCAAACCCTAATGGGGCCTTCACTGCTGCCAAGAATGGCATGCCAGTTAGCTCAAGACCAAGCACCAGCTCTTGGAACTGGTTTGGCCCCAAAGTGCACTCACTTCCAAAGCAACAATAGACCACTGAGCCAGGCTCAAACCCTCCAAGCCATGTGGAAAATTTCTCCTCCAAATCTGAAGTTGGTGGGTCTAGAATAACTGGCCCGGTTGCTAGCACAGGCTTGTTGAACTGCTTTTCAATGTAATCAAGATATGGCCCTTCGATTTCTCTGCATGTTCTGTATGCCAACACATCGGCTTCATTCAATGCAATGAATTGGCGATCGTAGAAAAGAACATTGCTCCCAAACGTGTCCTTTCTTTTCGCAGCAAAGGCACGAGCCTCATGAGCATGGAGCTTGATTGATGAGTCAGGGTACCTATATATGATGCATAGACACGATATATGATTAGTCTAAAAATATATAGGATGCGATAAATATAAGATACATATatagaaaatcataaaatagtaTATAAATATGTGATAAACTATGATTTTTTAGTCCCTACTTGCAATAAATTTTGGGATTAGGTCCCATGATTTAATTGTGATGAATTAACAGTAGTTTTCATCCCTCCTCATGAACACTTTTGCAGTAAGGGGAGACGAATTGAAAATCACttcttattttaagtttaagatcaaatggattaaaattaaaattcggAGACTAAAATAAAGCTTcatcaaaagaacaaaaacataaaacatgtttttatccaacataataaacatataattgCAAAGAAAGGCTAAATCACTATCATAAAAAACTATGTCCTATAATCTTCATTTCTGATTCATCAAAGgataatatttatatgtttCATATGTAACTGCAttgaattttcataaaaaaaaaattaaaggcttGATACTTCACGTGTCATCCAAGAGTTTCAATATCAGATACATATTGGATATGAATATATTCATATGCAAAGTAAATTTAAGTATGGGTGCTTAGTAGTGTACCCTTCTGGGGGTTCCATGAGGTCACTTTCTATTAGGTTTGTTCCTTGGTGATATCTAGCCGGTGGGAGAGTGTAACCAACCATCACAGAACTAGCAGTGCAATAATGCACAGCCTTGATGCCTAAACTCTTTGCCAATGCTGGCATCCAATGTGTGAAGTCGTAGAAGACAAGATCAGGTTTGAGGCCACTGAGAAGGGTTTCTATGTCATCTTTAGTCAGATCCATGGCTGTCATGATCTGCGGCTGCAAAGGGTAAGTGACATCTGCGGTGGTTTGTGCATCTGGGGGAAGGCCTTCAACGTGTGGAACCGTGATGGTGACAAAGGTGATTGAATTTGGGTGCAGGTTGAATGCTTCTAACTTGGCTTGTGCTTTTGGTGGGGTGATGAAGGAGATTTTGTGGCCCCTTATCGCTAACTTGTTGCATAGGTGGAGGAATGCGGTTTGGTGACCCATGGCTAACCATGGATACATTGCTATGTGCAAAGGACGTGATTCCATGGCTTTGGAAACAAAAGTAAAATTGCAAATAGAGAAACTGAACCAAAAAAATTGCAAAGGAGATAAGCGAAAAGGGTAGGGTTTGCTTACAAGTTGGAGAGCAAACGAGAGTAACTGGGGTCCTTTGGCTCTTGTGGTGGTGGGTGCTTGTGTTTGATGGTGGAAACGATTTGATGAGGGCTACGTGGTGTAGAATTGTGGCTCGTAAACATAGGAGTGTGCACATCGTGATCTCGTGATTCtcatacaaatatataaacaCTTCGATCCTCATAATGAGATCTATAgatagtttagttttttt
Above is a window of Glycine soja cultivar W05 chromosome 12, ASM419377v2, whole genome shotgun sequence DNA encoding:
- the LOC114378075 gene encoding UDP-glycosyltransferase 79B30-like, with translation MESRPLHIAMYPWLAMGHQTAFLHLCNKLAIRGHKISFITPPKAQAKLEAFNLHPNSITFVTITVPHVEGLPPDAQTTADVTYPLQPQIMTAMDLTKDDIETLLSGLKPDLVFYDFTHWMPALAKSLGIKAVHYCTASSVMVGYTLPPARYHQGTNLIESDLMEPPEGYPDSSIKLHAHEARAFAAKRKDTFGSNVLFYDRQFIALNEADVLAYRTCREIEGPYLDYIEKQFNKPVLATGPVILDPPTSDLEEKFSTWLGGFEPGSVVYCCFGSECTLGPNQFQELVLGLELTGMPFLAAVKAPLGFETVESAMPEGFEERVKGRGFVYGGWVLQQLILAHPSVGCFITHCGSGSLSEALVNKCQLVLLPNVGDQILNARMMGNNLEVGVEVEKGDEDGMYTRESVCKAVSIVMDGENETSKRVRGNHARIRELLLNKDLESSYVDSFCMRLQEIVEGIDL